From a region of the Roseivirga sp. 4D4 genome:
- a CDS encoding cob(I)yrinic acid a,c-diamide adenosyltransferase, giving the protein MKIYTKTGDSGTTSLLGGARVSKAHIRIEAYGTVDELNSYIGLLRDQDVNTNRKDILKNIQDRLFTLGAELATEPGKDKVVKPDLFEEDVVQLEEAMDAMDQELPALTNFILPGGHQSVSFAHIARCVCRRTERLVISLNELEPIDGLVVRYLNRLSDYLFVLGRKMAQDLKAEEVLWEPRKSKK; this is encoded by the coding sequence TTGAAAATATATACTAAAACAGGAGATTCAGGCACCACCTCATTATTGGGTGGTGCTCGTGTTTCAAAGGCACACATCAGAATTGAAGCCTATGGAACTGTGGATGAGCTCAATAGCTACATAGGGCTACTTCGGGATCAAGATGTCAATACGAATCGTAAGGACATACTCAAAAACATACAAGACAGGCTCTTTACATTAGGTGCTGAACTTGCCACAGAGCCTGGAAAAGACAAAGTGGTGAAACCCGACCTCTTCGAAGAGGATGTTGTCCAACTCGAAGAGGCAATGGATGCAATGGATCAGGAACTTCCCGCTCTTACCAACTTCATTTTACCTGGCGGACATCAATCCGTTTCCTTTGCCCATATAGCAAGATGTGTCTGTAGAAGGACAGAAAGACTGGTAATTAGTCTCAATGAACTTGAACCGATAGACGGGCTGGTCGTTAGATACCTTAATAGACTTTCGGATTACTTATTTGTATTAGGCCGAAAAATGGCTCAAGACTTAAAGGCTGAGGAAGTACTTTGGGAACCCAGAAAATCAAAAAAGTGA
- a CDS encoding ABC transporter ATP-binding protein: MSKTVIQTSDISKIYQMGSETIRALKSVSININQGEYVSFMGPSGSGKSTLMNMIGCLDTPSGGQYILNGNDVSDMTENELAEIRNKEIGFVFQTFNLLPRASSLENVALPLIYAGYSKSEREEKALAALTGVGLGDRAHHKPNELSGGQRQRVAIARALVNDPSIILADEPTGNLDSKTSYDIMDLFAQLHDKGNTIIMVTHEDDIAQYSHRIVRLRDGLVEKDEINENPTKVNPLRLQSEEA, from the coding sequence ATGAGCAAAACTGTAATTCAAACATCAGATATTTCAAAGATCTACCAAATGGGTAGTGAAACCATTAGGGCTTTGAAATCCGTGAGCATCAATATCAATCAGGGTGAGTACGTTTCCTTTATGGGACCTTCTGGTTCTGGTAAGTCTACCCTCATGAACATGATTGGTTGCTTGGATACCCCTTCTGGTGGACAATATATCCTGAACGGAAATGATGTGAGTGACATGACCGAAAATGAACTCGCTGAAATCAGAAATAAAGAAATTGGCTTCGTTTTCCAGACATTTAATCTTTTACCAAGAGCTTCATCTCTAGAGAATGTAGCACTACCATTGATTTATGCTGGATACAGCAAGTCTGAACGTGAAGAGAAAGCCTTAGCGGCACTTACGGGGGTAGGACTTGGCGATAGAGCACATCATAAGCCAAACGAACTGTCTGGTGGACAGCGACAAAGGGTTGCCATTGCTAGAGCGCTTGTTAATGATCCATCGATTATCCTGGCGGATGAGCCAACAGGAAACTTGGACTCTAAGACCTCATATGATATCATGGATTTGTTTGCTCAATTGCATGACAAGGGCAATACCATCATCATGGTAACGCATGAAGACGATATTGCTCAATATTCACATAGAATCGTCAGATTGAGGGATGGTCTTGTTGAAAAGGATGAAATCAACGAGAACCCTACCAAGGTGAACCCTCTGCGATTACAAAGCGAAGAAGCGTAA